In Quercus robur chromosome 10, dhQueRobu3.1, whole genome shotgun sequence, a genomic segment contains:
- the LOC126704432 gene encoding germin-like protein subfamily 1 member 14 isoform X3 has protein sequence MRKAYLVTVTLFALAFSLASASDPAPLQDFCVALKDYSDKSAVFVNGKFCKDPKLVTANDFYFAGLNIPGNTYNKVGSNVTNVNVDTFPGLNTLGISLARIDFAPYGQNPPHTHPRGTEILVVLEGTLFVGFVTSNTDNRLFTKTLNKGDVFVFPVGLIHFQVNVGKTNAIAISGLSSQNAGAITIANAVFGSNPPINPDVLTKAFQLDKKVVKYLQKEF, from the exons ATGAGGAAAGCTTACCTTGTTACTGTTACCCTCTTCGCCTTGGCATTCTCTCTTGCCTCTGCCTCTGACCCCGCTCCCCTGCAGGACTTCTGTGTTGCACTTAAGGACTACTCCGACAAGTCAGCTG TATTCGTTAATGGAAAGTTCTGCAAGGATCCAAAGCTTGTCACAGCTAATGATTTCTACTTTGCTGGATTGAACATTCCTGGGAATACATATAATAAGGTTGGGTCAAACGTCACAAATGTGAACGTGGACACATTTCCAGGCCTCAATACTCTTGGCATATCCCTTGCGCGAATTGACTTTGCACCATATGGACAAAATCCTCCCCACACTCACCCTCGCGGCACTGAAATCCTAGTAGTCTTGGAGGGTACTCTCTTTGTTGGTTTTGTAACATCCAACACAGATAATCGCCTCTTCACCAAAACCCTAAACAAAGGAGATGTTTTTGTCTTTCCAGTTGGTCTCATTCACTTTCAAGTCAATGTGGGAAAAACCAATGCAATTGCCATTTCTGGTTTAAGCAGCCAAAATGCAGGTGCAATCACAATAGCAAATGCTGTTTTTGGATCCAATCCTCCCATTAATCCTGATGTTCTGACCAAGGCCTTCCAACTCGACAAGAAAGTGGTAAAATATCTTCAGAAAGAATTCTAA